In the genome of Kitasatospora cathayae, one region contains:
- a CDS encoding cytochrome P450: MDSTTLLARITDYASRPNPYPLYEELRETGPVVQQADGSYLIGGYHQIAALLHDPRLSADPRTRGDDTGNQPFLRLDDPEHHRLRTLAMRPFGPPHSPGRVDGMRGEIDRITKELLEPFEAGRQIDVVDDFAYPLPVAVICSLLGVPREDEPLFRAWSDSLVAAADVRPEDDPTERKEAGEQARMEMAGYLLNLAEQRRGKPGDDLLSHFVNEPDPALRLTQEELAATAVLLLIAGHETTVNLITNGALTLLRQPEQLDRLRREPDLLPQAVEELLRYEPPVQMRERIPHADLDVAGTPVPRGASVVLALASGNRDPQRFRDPDRFDPARPDNQHLGFGSGIHLCFGGALARVEAYAALRALLPHLGTASLVQDPPPYRQNAMLRGPRHLPVQL; the protein is encoded by the coding sequence GTGGACTCCACGACCCTGCTCGCACGGATCACCGACTACGCCAGCCGTCCCAACCCCTACCCGCTGTACGAGGAACTCCGCGAGACCGGTCCCGTGGTGCAGCAGGCCGACGGCAGCTACCTGATCGGCGGTTACCACCAGATCGCCGCGCTGCTCCACGACCCACGGCTGAGTGCCGACCCGCGCACCCGTGGCGACGACACCGGGAATCAGCCGTTCCTGCGGCTCGACGACCCCGAGCACCACAGGCTGCGCACCCTGGCCATGCGGCCCTTCGGGCCCCCGCACAGCCCTGGCCGGGTCGACGGCATGCGCGGCGAGATCGACCGGATTACCAAGGAACTGCTGGAACCCTTCGAAGCCGGCCGGCAGATCGACGTCGTCGACGACTTCGCCTACCCGCTGCCCGTCGCGGTGATCTGCAGCCTGCTCGGTGTGCCGCGCGAGGACGAGCCGCTGTTCCGGGCCTGGTCCGATTCCCTGGTCGCAGCCGCCGACGTCAGGCCCGAAGACGACCCCACCGAGAGGAAGGAGGCCGGCGAGCAGGCGCGGATGGAGATGGCCGGGTACCTGTTGAACCTGGCCGAGCAGCGGCGCGGCAAGCCGGGCGACGACCTGCTCTCCCACTTCGTCAACGAGCCGGACCCGGCCCTGCGGCTCACCCAGGAGGAACTCGCGGCAACCGCCGTACTCCTCCTCATCGCCGGACACGAGACCACGGTCAACCTCATCACCAACGGAGCGCTCACCCTGCTGCGCCAGCCCGAACAGCTCGACCGGCTGCGCCGCGAACCGGACCTGTTGCCGCAGGCGGTGGAGGAACTGCTGCGCTACGAGCCCCCGGTCCAGATGCGCGAGCGCATCCCGCACGCCGACCTGGACGTCGCCGGTACCCCCGTCCCCCGGGGCGCCTCCGTCGTGCTGGCCCTGGCCTCAGGCAACCGCGACCCGCAGCGGTTCCGCGATCCCGACCGGTTCGATCCCGCCCGCCCGGACAACCAGCACCTCGGCTTCGGCAGTGGCATCCACCTCTGCTTCGGCGGAGCCCTGGCCCGCGTCGAGGCCTACGCCGCGCTCCGAGCGCTGCTTCCCCACCTCGGGACGGCGAGCCTGGTTCAGGACCCACCCCCCTACCGGCAGAACGCCATGCTCCGCGGCCCCCGCCACCTGCCCGTCCAGCTGTGA
- a CDS encoding NAD(P)/FAD-dependent oxidoreductase: MPGDLKSGRIVIVGASLAGLRAAEALREEGFTGSVTVVGDEPHAPYDRPPLSKQVLLGQATADTTGLPMRRDPEAEWRLGVRATGVDLLEKRVRLDDGESLPYDRVLIATGTRARPWPDQREGALDGVFTLRTREDGAGLAERLAARPERVLVIGAGFTGSEIASACRELGIEVTVAERGPAPLVGALGGTLAKLAAVMQRNHGVDLRTGVTVTALNGDGSFTGAQLSDGSRVDADVCVVALGAIRNVEWLADSGLAAGPRGIACDAGCRAFNMYGIVTDDVFVAGDVSRFPHPLFGYQMLSLEHWGNAVEQAEVAAHNMVNPGPLQRPHLSIPTFWSTQFGLNIKSVGVPTYSDHVVIAQGSLEARRLAMVYGYQGRVTAAVTVDMAKSLDYYRHLIETAAPFPPPPGAQDRAIAADVTIPSAVPDPSVLSHGPTVALTGYLPDRRLTVV, from the coding sequence GTGCCCGGTGACCTCAAGAGCGGCCGTATCGTCATCGTCGGCGCGTCGCTGGCCGGGCTACGGGCCGCGGAGGCATTGCGCGAGGAGGGCTTCACGGGCTCGGTGACCGTGGTGGGGGACGAGCCCCACGCGCCCTACGACCGGCCGCCGCTGTCGAAGCAGGTGCTGCTGGGCCAGGCGACGGCGGACACCACCGGGCTGCCGATGCGCCGGGACCCAGAGGCCGAGTGGCGGCTGGGCGTACGCGCCACGGGTGTGGACCTGCTGGAGAAACGGGTGCGGCTGGACGACGGCGAGTCACTGCCGTACGACCGGGTGCTGATCGCCACCGGAACCCGCGCGCGGCCCTGGCCCGACCAGAGGGAAGGCGCCCTGGACGGAGTGTTCACCCTGCGCACGCGCGAGGACGGCGCGGGGCTGGCCGAGCGACTGGCCGCGAGGCCGGAGCGGGTGCTGGTGATCGGCGCCGGTTTCACCGGCTCGGAGATCGCCTCGGCCTGCCGGGAGCTGGGGATCGAGGTGACCGTCGCCGAACGCGGCCCCGCCCCTCTGGTGGGCGCCCTCGGCGGCACCCTGGCGAAACTCGCGGCCGTCATGCAACGCAACCACGGTGTGGACCTGCGCACCGGGGTGACGGTCACCGCCCTGAACGGCGACGGCAGCTTCACCGGCGCGCAGCTGTCCGACGGCAGCCGCGTCGACGCCGACGTGTGCGTCGTGGCCCTGGGGGCGATCCGCAACGTCGAATGGCTGGCGGATTCCGGGCTGGCGGCGGGCCCCCGCGGGATCGCCTGCGACGCCGGATGCCGCGCCTTCAACATGTACGGGATCGTCACCGACGACGTCTTCGTGGCCGGCGATGTCTCCCGTTTCCCCCACCCGCTCTTCGGCTACCAGATGCTCTCCCTGGAGCACTGGGGCAACGCGGTCGAACAGGCCGAGGTGGCAGCCCACAACATGGTCAACCCCGGACCGCTGCAGCGCCCGCACCTGTCCATCCCGACGTTCTGGTCCACCCAGTTCGGACTCAACATCAAGTCGGTCGGCGTACCCACCTACTCCGACCACGTGGTCATCGCCCAGGGCTCCCTGGAGGCGCGCCGGCTCGCCATGGTCTACGGCTACCAGGGCCGGGTCACCGCCGCCGTCACCGTGGACATGGCCAAGTCGCTCGACTACTACCGGCACCTGATCGAGACCGCCGCCCCGTTCCCGCCCCCGCCCGGCGCGCAGGACCGGGCGATCGCGGCCGACGTCACGATCCCCTCCGCCGTACCGGACCCTTCCGTGCTGTCCCACGGCCCGACCGTCGCGCTCACCGGTTACCTTCCCGACCGCCGGCTGACGGTGGTGTAG
- a CDS encoding ferredoxin, whose product MRTVVDLTRCQGYAQCVFLAPEVFVLHGEEGLLYATAVPEDQTERVRQAAAACPVKAILLGEEVSTGAR is encoded by the coding sequence ATGCGGACCGTTGTCGACCTCACACGCTGTCAGGGCTATGCACAGTGCGTGTTCCTCGCCCCTGAGGTGTTCGTGCTGCACGGGGAGGAGGGACTGCTCTACGCCACGGCCGTCCCCGAGGACCAAACCGAGCGCGTGCGCCAGGCCGCGGCGGCGTGCCCGGTGAAAGCGATCCTCCTCGGGGAGGAGGTGAGCACTGGTGCCCGGTGA
- a CDS encoding HAD family hydrolase, with protein MTTTPAALFDVDGTLLDTAYFHALAWWEALRQHEHTLPVARVHRAIGMGADQLLDHLLGTDRDHGDDEGITAAHAALYARFWPQIQPLPRAADLLRACADRSWPVVLASSASERELAVLRRALDADEVITAATSADDVAATKPAPDLVRAALDRAGAEPEHAVFVGDTVWDVTAAGRARVPCVAVETGGFDTRELLGAGAAEVHRDTAELLADLDRSLLAGPPA; from the coding sequence ATGACGACCACCCCGGCAGCGCTCTTCGACGTCGACGGCACCCTGCTCGACACCGCGTACTTCCACGCCCTCGCCTGGTGGGAGGCCCTGCGGCAGCACGAGCACACCCTGCCCGTCGCCCGGGTCCACCGGGCCATCGGCATGGGCGCCGACCAACTCCTCGACCACCTGCTCGGCACCGACCGCGACCACGGTGACGACGAGGGCATCACCGCGGCCCACGCCGCCCTGTACGCCCGGTTCTGGCCGCAGATCCAGCCGTTGCCGCGCGCCGCCGACCTGCTGCGCGCCTGCGCCGACCGCAGCTGGCCGGTCGTCCTCGCCAGCTCCGCCTCCGAACGCGAACTCGCGGTGCTGCGCCGCGCCCTCGACGCCGACGAGGTGATCACCGCGGCCACCTCCGCCGACGACGTGGCCGCCACCAAACCCGCCCCCGACCTGGTCCGCGCCGCCCTCGACCGCGCGGGCGCCGAGCCCGAGCACGCCGTCTTCGTCGGCGACACCGTCTGGGACGTCACCGCGGCCGGCCGAGCCCGGGTGCCCTGCGTCGCGGTGGAGACCGGCGGCTTCGACACCCGGGAACTCCTCGGCGCGGGCGCCGCCGAGGTCCACCGCGACACCGCCGAGCTCCTGGCCGACCTCGACCGCAGCCTCCTGGCCGGCCCACCGGCCTGA
- a CDS encoding enolase C-terminal domain-like protein has translation MNEIERIAVSVYTVPTDAPEADGTLAWDHTTLVLAQAVSGPHTGLGWTYGAPATAAVITGELTPLVTGRDPHDTSGAHEAMNRAVRNTGRPGLVAGAISAVDLALWDLRGHLLGLPLARLLGGAARPVPVYGSGGFTTYSAERQERQLRDWAAEQGIPRVKIKIGESWGTREHRDLERVRAARATVGDRVDLYTDANGGYRRKQAVRIGAALADQGVSWYEEPVSSDDLTGLRSVRDAVSPDVTAGEYGYDLAYFGRMIPAVDCLQADATRCGGLTGWLRTAALAQAHGLDVSAHCAPHLHAHAAAAVPNCRHLEWFHDHVRIERLFFDGTLDPTGGTVTPGADGAPGHGLRLAPARAAEYRTG, from the coding sequence ATGAACGAGATCGAACGCATCGCCGTGAGCGTCTACACCGTCCCCACCGACGCCCCCGAGGCCGACGGCACCCTCGCCTGGGACCACACCACCCTGGTCCTCGCCCAGGCCGTCAGCGGCCCCCACACCGGCCTCGGCTGGACCTACGGCGCGCCCGCCACCGCGGCCGTCATCACCGGCGAACTCACCCCGCTGGTCACCGGCCGCGACCCGCACGACACCAGCGGCGCCCATGAGGCCATGAACCGGGCCGTCCGCAACACCGGCCGCCCCGGACTCGTCGCCGGCGCCATCTCCGCCGTCGACCTCGCCCTGTGGGACCTGCGCGGCCACCTGCTCGGCCTGCCCCTCGCCCGGCTGCTCGGCGGCGCCGCCCGGCCCGTCCCGGTGTACGGCAGCGGCGGCTTCACCACCTACTCGGCCGAGCGGCAGGAACGCCAACTGCGCGACTGGGCCGCGGAGCAGGGCATCCCCCGGGTCAAGATCAAGATCGGCGAGTCCTGGGGCACCCGCGAACACCGCGACCTCGAACGGGTCCGCGCCGCCCGCGCCACCGTCGGCGACCGGGTCGACCTCTACACCGACGCCAACGGCGGCTACCGGCGCAAACAGGCCGTCCGGATCGGTGCCGCCCTCGCCGACCAGGGCGTCAGCTGGTACGAGGAACCGGTCTCCTCCGACGACCTCACCGGCCTGCGGTCCGTCCGCGACGCCGTCAGCCCCGACGTCACCGCCGGCGAGTACGGCTACGACCTCGCCTACTTCGGCCGGATGATCCCCGCCGTCGACTGCCTCCAGGCCGACGCCACCCGCTGCGGCGGCCTCACCGGCTGGCTGCGCACCGCGGCCCTCGCCCAGGCCCACGGCCTCGACGTCTCCGCCCACTGCGCCCCCCACCTGCACGCCCACGCCGCCGCCGCCGTCCCCAACTGCCGCCACCTGGAGTGGTTCCACGACCACGTCCGGATCGAGCGACTGTTCTTCGACGGCACCCTCGACCCCACCGGCGGCACCGTCACCCCCGGCGCCGACGGCGCCCCCGGCCACGGACTGCGACTGGCCCCCGCCCGGGCCGCCGAGTACCGCACCGGTTGA
- a CDS encoding GMC family oxidoreductase, with amino-acid sequence MPEPRFPGFDVFSQARYWDRETAAVVVSRTGPQPPLRLFTPAEEATARALLDQLLDHPDVPLLPMIDARLAELETDGWHYADMPMDDEAWRRSLHALDEDADGPFAALSEVQQRALIGRVQELDGERWHGLPARHVWSLWTRYACTAYYSHPTAWNEIGFGGPAHPRGYLRLGVGLREPWEVADAHPHPPRPPDHQPPSPVPRATDPGRHSRLRAAAETVRANAAAEREVRRTNASAWLLPRDGHGFDHTLRRDMRRHADTDEVDLLIVGCGAGGATLAQRMARRGWSVVVLEAGPFWDPLTDWVSDEASSHHLYWTEPRLISGSDPVPLGSNNSGRGVGGSMIHFAGYAPRFHPSDFRTHSLDGVGADWPIDYGDLRESYRRLEYELPVAGQYWPWGEPHPYPHPPHPVGGNGEVFLRGAAALGIQARVGPVAITNGRFGRRPHCVYRGFCLQGCKVNAKASPLITHVPDALAHGAEIRADCMAAAVELDADGLARGVRYFHHGREHLQLARTVAVAGYAIETPRLLLNSACPRFPEGLCNDHDLVGRYVMVQGAPQTSGRFEEEVRAYKAPPPEVSTEQYYETDPAKPYRRGFTIQNISPLPITWAEHVVAQGHWGADLRAYLSDYVHWATLGAMAELLPQPDNRVTIAEQTDRHGLPVAEFAYSQCDNDRMLIRAAREVMESILRAAGASEVITIDRYAHLVGGCRMADHPFAGVVDHRLRTFAVPNLLITDGSVLPTQGSANPALTIMALVDRAAGLLAAGERSGLRAPP; translated from the coding sequence ATGCCTGAACCGCGCTTCCCCGGCTTCGACGTGTTCTCCCAGGCCCGGTACTGGGACCGCGAGACGGCGGCCGTGGTGGTCTCCCGCACCGGCCCCCAGCCACCGCTGCGCCTCTTCACCCCCGCCGAGGAGGCCACCGCCCGCGCCCTGCTCGACCAACTGCTGGACCACCCCGACGTCCCGCTGCTGCCGATGATCGACGCCCGGCTCGCCGAACTGGAGACCGACGGCTGGCACTACGCCGACATGCCGATGGACGACGAGGCCTGGCGCCGCTCCCTGCACGCCCTGGACGAGGACGCCGACGGCCCGTTCGCCGCGCTCAGCGAGGTCCAACAACGAGCGCTGATCGGCCGGGTCCAGGAACTGGACGGCGAACGCTGGCACGGCCTGCCCGCCCGGCACGTCTGGAGCCTGTGGACCAGGTACGCCTGCACCGCCTACTACTCCCACCCCACCGCCTGGAACGAGATCGGCTTCGGCGGCCCCGCCCACCCGCGCGGCTACCTGCGCCTGGGCGTCGGCCTGCGCGAACCCTGGGAGGTCGCCGACGCCCACCCCCACCCGCCCCGGCCCCCCGACCACCAGCCGCCCAGCCCGGTGCCCCGCGCCACCGACCCCGGCCGGCACTCCCGGCTGCGCGCCGCCGCCGAGACGGTACGGGCCAACGCCGCAGCCGAGCGGGAGGTCCGGCGCACCAACGCCTCCGCCTGGCTGCTGCCCCGCGACGGCCACGGCTTCGACCACACCCTGCGGCGCGACATGCGGCGCCACGCGGACACCGACGAGGTCGACCTGCTGATCGTGGGCTGCGGCGCCGGCGGCGCCACCCTCGCCCAGCGGATGGCCCGCCGGGGCTGGAGCGTCGTGGTGCTGGAGGCCGGCCCGTTCTGGGACCCGCTCACCGACTGGGTGAGCGACGAGGCCTCCTCCCACCACCTGTACTGGACCGAGCCGCGGCTCATCTCCGGTTCCGACCCGGTACCGCTCGGCTCCAACAACTCCGGCCGGGGCGTGGGCGGTTCGATGATCCACTTCGCCGGCTACGCACCCCGCTTCCACCCCTCCGACTTCCGCACCCACAGCCTCGACGGCGTCGGCGCCGACTGGCCGATCGACTACGGCGACCTGCGCGAGTCCTACCGCCGCCTCGAGTACGAACTCCCCGTCGCCGGCCAGTACTGGCCCTGGGGCGAGCCCCACCCCTACCCGCACCCGCCGCACCCCGTCGGCGGCAACGGCGAGGTCTTCCTGCGCGGCGCCGCCGCCCTCGGCATCCAGGCCCGGGTCGGCCCGGTCGCCATCACCAACGGCCGCTTCGGCCGCCGGCCGCACTGCGTCTACCGCGGCTTCTGCCTCCAGGGCTGCAAGGTCAACGCCAAGGCCTCCCCACTGATCACCCACGTCCCCGACGCCCTCGCCCACGGCGCCGAGATCCGCGCCGACTGCATGGCCGCCGCGGTCGAACTCGACGCCGACGGACTCGCCCGCGGCGTCCGCTACTTCCACCACGGCCGCGAACACCTCCAGCTCGCCCGCACCGTCGCCGTCGCCGGCTACGCCATCGAGACCCCGCGGCTGCTGCTCAACTCCGCCTGCCCGCGCTTCCCCGAGGGCCTGTGCAACGACCACGACCTGGTCGGCCGCTACGTCATGGTGCAGGGCGCCCCGCAGACCTCCGGCCGCTTCGAGGAGGAGGTCCGCGCCTACAAGGCCCCGCCGCCCGAGGTCTCCACCGAGCAGTACTACGAGACCGACCCCGCCAAGCCCTACCGGCGCGGCTTCACCATCCAGAACATCTCCCCGCTGCCCATCACCTGGGCCGAGCACGTCGTCGCCCAGGGCCACTGGGGCGCCGACCTGCGCGCCTACCTCAGCGACTACGTCCACTGGGCCACCCTCGGCGCGATGGCCGAACTGCTGCCCCAGCCGGACAACCGGGTGACCATCGCCGAGCAGACCGACCGGCACGGGCTGCCGGTCGCCGAGTTCGCCTACTCCCAGTGCGACAACGACCGGATGCTGATCCGGGCAGCCCGCGAGGTGATGGAGTCCATCCTGCGCGCCGCCGGGGCGAGCGAGGTCATCACCATCGACCGATACGCCCACCTGGTCGGCGGCTGCCGGATGGCCGACCACCCCTTCGCCGGCGTCGTCGACCACCGGCTGCGCACCTTCGCCGTACCCAACCTGCTGATCACCGACGGCAGCGTGCTGCCCACTCAGGGCAGCGCCAACCCGGCGCTGACCATCATGGCCCTGGTCGACCGGGCCGCCGGCCTGCTGGCGGCCGGCGAACGCTCCGGACTGCGGGCACCGCCATGA
- a CDS encoding thiamine pyrophosphate-requiring protein has protein sequence MSPKVSDHILERLRAWDVQYVFGYPGDGINGLLAAWGRADNNPVFVQARHEEMAAFEAVGYAKFAGRTGVCAATSGPGAIHLLNGLYDAKLDHVPVVAVVGQTDRSAMGGSYQQEVDLLSLFKDVAAEYCQMVTVPEQLPNVLDRAMRTAAARHTVTAVIVPADVQELDHNPPEHAFKMVPSSLGSPHWTVVPEDDELRRAADVLNAGRKVAMLVGQGARNAREQVEQTAELLGAGVAKALLGKDVLPDVLPYVTGSIGLLGTRPSYELMRDCDTLLTVGSSFPYTQFLPEFGQARAVQIDLDPFMVGLRYPYEVNLVGDAARTLDRLLPLLVRKEDRDWQRTICDNTERWWEVMERRAEVEADPINPEYAIHALDHLLPDDVMVTADSGSAANWYARHLRFRGRMRGSLSGTLATMGPGVPYAIGAKFAHPERPAIALVGDGAMQMNGLAELITIAKYWQQWEDPRLVVAVLNNRDLNQVTWEMRAMQGAPSFLPSQELPDVDYAGFARTLGLGAERAIAPEDVPGGWQHALNSDRPYVLELRTDPAVPPIPPHASWDQIQAAAASVLRGDQDRAAMVRQGFKAKLQELLPSFGGRHGRH, from the coding sequence GTGTCCCCGAAGGTTTCCGACCACATCCTGGAACGACTGCGCGCCTGGGACGTCCAGTACGTCTTCGGCTACCCCGGCGACGGCATCAACGGGCTGCTCGCGGCCTGGGGCCGGGCCGACAACAACCCCGTCTTCGTCCAGGCCCGGCACGAGGAGATGGCCGCGTTCGAGGCCGTCGGCTACGCCAAGTTCGCCGGCCGCACCGGCGTGTGCGCGGCGACCTCGGGCCCGGGCGCCATCCACCTGCTCAACGGGCTGTACGACGCGAAGCTGGACCACGTCCCGGTGGTGGCCGTGGTCGGACAGACCGACCGCAGCGCGATGGGCGGCTCCTACCAGCAGGAGGTCGACCTGCTGAGCCTGTTCAAGGACGTCGCCGCCGAGTACTGCCAGATGGTGACGGTCCCGGAGCAGCTGCCCAACGTGCTCGACCGGGCGATGCGCACCGCCGCCGCCCGGCACACCGTCACCGCCGTGATCGTGCCCGCCGACGTCCAGGAGCTGGACCACAACCCGCCCGAACACGCCTTCAAGATGGTGCCCTCCAGTCTGGGCAGCCCGCACTGGACGGTCGTTCCCGAGGACGACGAGCTGCGCCGGGCCGCCGACGTGCTCAACGCCGGCCGCAAGGTCGCGATGCTGGTCGGCCAGGGCGCCCGCAACGCCCGCGAGCAGGTCGAGCAGACCGCCGAACTGCTCGGCGCGGGCGTCGCCAAGGCGCTGCTCGGCAAGGACGTGCTGCCCGACGTGCTGCCGTACGTCACGGGGTCGATCGGCCTGCTCGGCACCCGCCCCTCGTACGAGCTGATGCGCGACTGCGACACCCTGCTGACCGTCGGCTCGTCCTTCCCGTACACCCAGTTCCTGCCCGAGTTCGGCCAGGCCAGGGCCGTGCAGATCGACCTCGACCCGTTCATGGTCGGGCTTCGCTACCCGTACGAGGTCAACCTGGTCGGCGACGCCGCCCGCACGCTGGACCGGCTGCTGCCGCTGCTGGTCCGCAAGGAGGACCGCGACTGGCAGCGCACCATCTGCGACAACACCGAGCGCTGGTGGGAGGTGATGGAGCGGCGCGCCGAGGTCGAGGCCGATCCGATCAACCCCGAGTACGCCATCCACGCCCTCGACCACCTGCTGCCCGACGACGTCATGGTCACCGCCGACTCCGGCTCCGCCGCCAACTGGTACGCCCGCCACCTGCGCTTCCGCGGCCGGATGCGCGGCTCGCTGTCCGGCACCCTGGCCACCATGGGCCCGGGCGTCCCGTACGCGATCGGCGCCAAGTTCGCCCACCCCGAGCGGCCCGCGATCGCCCTCGTCGGTGACGGCGCGATGCAGATGAACGGCCTGGCCGAGCTGATCACCATCGCCAAGTACTGGCAGCAGTGGGAGGATCCGCGCCTGGTGGTGGCGGTGCTCAACAACCGCGACCTCAACCAGGTCACCTGGGAGATGCGCGCCATGCAGGGCGCCCCGAGCTTCCTGCCCTCCCAGGAGCTCCCCGACGTCGACTACGCCGGCTTCGCCCGCACCCTCGGCCTGGGCGCCGAACGGGCGATCGCGCCGGAGGACGTGCCCGGCGGCTGGCAGCACGCCCTGAACTCCGACCGCCCCTACGTGCTGGAGCTGCGCACCGACCCGGCCGTCCCGCCGATCCCGCCGCACGCCAGCTGGGACCAGATCCAGGCCGCCGCCGCGTCCGTGCTGCGCGGCGACCAGGACCGGGCGGCGATGGTGCGCCAGGGCTTCAAGGCGAAGCTCCAGGAGCTGCTGCCGTCCTTCGGAGGCCGGCATGGCCGGCACTGA
- a CDS encoding SigB/SigF/SigG family RNA polymerase sigma factor, which produces MPSGTPPDLPPQLDLPPKPTRTELRAMGKLEARELSDALFERLSGLARESAAYSYVRGTVIELNMPLVRFIAARFRHRAEDMDDILQVGTIGLIKAVDGYDPHRGVEFVTYAIPTIAGEMKRFFRDTSWPVRVPRSMQELYLTVARGSDRLEQQLGRLPQPAEIADDLHLSVEQATEGVVAGRVYRPSSLDALRDQDSDESGSAMLDRLGGCDPGIELVDFRTAVRPLLAELPEREQTVLKLRFWEGRTQSEIAARIGVSQMHVSRLLSATLARLREQLEDRDAPGWSDEPPEPD; this is translated from the coding sequence GTGCCCTCGGGCACCCCGCCCGATCTGCCGCCGCAGCTTGATCTGCCGCCGAAACCCACCAGGACCGAACTCCGCGCGATGGGCAAGCTCGAGGCACGTGAACTCAGCGACGCGCTGTTCGAGCGGCTGTCCGGGCTGGCCCGCGAGAGCGCCGCCTACAGCTACGTGCGCGGCACGGTCATCGAGCTCAACATGCCGCTGGTGCGGTTCATCGCCGCCCGCTTCCGGCACCGGGCCGAGGACATGGACGACATCCTCCAGGTGGGCACGATCGGCCTGATCAAGGCCGTCGACGGCTATGACCCGCACCGCGGCGTCGAGTTCGTCACCTACGCGATCCCCACCATCGCCGGCGAGATGAAGCGCTTCTTCCGGGACACCTCCTGGCCGGTCCGGGTGCCGCGCAGCATGCAGGAGCTGTACCTGACGGTGGCCCGCGGCTCGGACCGGCTGGAGCAGCAGCTCGGCCGCCTCCCGCAGCCGGCGGAGATCGCCGATGACCTCCACCTCAGCGTCGAGCAGGCCACCGAGGGCGTGGTGGCGGGCCGGGTCTACCGCCCGAGCTCCCTGGACGCCCTGCGGGACCAGGACAGCGACGAGAGCGGCAGCGCCATGCTGGACCGGCTCGGCGGCTGCGACCCGGGCATCGAACTGGTCGACTTCCGTACCGCCGTGCGCCCCCTGCTCGCCGAACTGCCCGAGCGCGAACAGACCGTGCTCAAACTCCGCTTCTGGGAGGGCCGGACCCAGTCCGAGATCGCGGCGCGCATCGGCGTCTCCCAGATGCACGTCTCCCGGCTGCTGAGCGCCACCCTGGCCCGGCTGCGCGAACAACTGGAGGACCGGGACGCGCCCGGCTGGTCCGACGAACCGCCCGAGCCGGACTGA
- a CDS encoding plasmid stabilization protein — protein MPRGSSPKRERQYEHIKESALDRGESEKRAKEIAARTVNKERARHGESKSASRTSTHDMSSGRRGGQRSHKGSGGPTYDQLYNEAKHRNIKGRSKMNKRELAHALGR, from the coding sequence ATGCCCCGAGGATCCAGCCCCAAGCGGGAACGCCAGTACGAGCACATCAAGGAGAGCGCGCTCGACCGGGGCGAGAGCGAGAAGCGGGCCAAGGAGATCGCCGCTCGGACGGTCAACAAGGAACGCGCCAGGCACGGCGAGTCCAAGTCCGCGAGCCGCACCTCGACCCACGACATGTCGTCCGGCCGGCGCGGCGGACAGCGCTCGCACAAGGGCTCCGGCGGCCCGACCTACGACCAGCTGTACAACGAGGCCAAACACCGCAACATCAAGGGCCGTTCGAAGATGAACAAGCGCGAACTGGCCCATGCGCTCGGCCGCTGA
- a CDS encoding ATP-binding protein: MDRTGRGRPGGAGETRRLAFEGSEGAVQRSREFSRAALWSWHWLPALDDEQRARAEDVLLMVSELVTNACLHAPGGPRELRLDWDGIRLRVEVSDASPVLPRLVAADDPGRPGGHGLRVVDRLARAWGAGPDDGGKLVWLEVPSPLNRHARLDGSIRRG; the protein is encoded by the coding sequence ATGGACCGTACCGGGCGAGGACGACCGGGGGGCGCCGGAGAGACCAGGCGGCTCGCGTTCGAGGGCAGCGAGGGCGCGGTGCAGCGCAGCCGTGAGTTCAGCCGTGCGGCGCTGTGGTCCTGGCACTGGCTGCCCGCCCTCGACGACGAGCAACGGGCCCGGGCGGAGGACGTCCTGCTGATGGTCTCGGAGCTGGTCACCAACGCCTGTCTGCACGCGCCGGGCGGCCCGCGCGAACTGCGCCTGGACTGGGACGGCATCCGCCTGCGGGTGGAGGTCTCGGACGCCAGCCCGGTGTTGCCGCGGCTGGTGGCCGCCGATGACCCGGGCCGGCCGGGTGGGCACGGCCTGCGAGTGGTCGACCGGCTCGCCCGCGCCTGGGGCGCGGGGCCGGACGACGGGGGAAAGCTGGTCTGGCTGGAGGTGCCGTCCCCGCTCAATCGGCACGCCCGGCTGGACGGTTCCATCCGGCGTGGCTGA